In one Lolium rigidum isolate FL_2022 chromosome 3, APGP_CSIRO_Lrig_0.1, whole genome shotgun sequence genomic region, the following are encoded:
- the LOC124694325 gene encoding acidic leucine-rich nuclear phosphoprotein 32 family member B-like has protein sequence MPTSPSLPPPATEEVEGASDAEMVEGEAPRTPTAAEAGGGAQSSRAVPGSGQGVAGEAAGEEDEEDDDEDSDDSDDSGDEDSEDEEGDEEDSDEEGEDGAEEEDQDSDEDDEDDDSDEEDEDDDDDEDEDDDEEEDGMEVELAASASERRWNVAA, from the exons ATGCCGAcctcgccgtcgctgccgccgccggccacggAAGAAGTGGAGGGTGCCTCCGACGCCGAGATGGTGGAAGGAGAGGCGCCGCGTACACCCacggcggcggaggccggcggaGGCGCCCAGTCGAGCCGTGCCGTGCCGGGTTCCGGCCAGGGGGTTGCTGGAGAAGCGGCcggggaggaggatgaggaggacgacgacgaagactcGGATGACAGTGACGACTCCGGCGACGAAGATTCAGAGGACGAAGAGGGTGATGAGGAAGATTCCGACGAGGAAGGGGAGgacggggcggaggaggaagatcaGGATTCGGACGAGGACGATGAAGACGATGATtcggacgaggaggacgaagacgacgacgacgatgaggatgaggatgatgacgaggaggaggatgggaTGGAAGTGGAGCTTGCGGCGTCTGCATCTG AGCGACGATGGAATGTAGCAGCTTGA